One Paroedura picta isolate Pp20150507F chromosome 3, Ppicta_v3.0, whole genome shotgun sequence genomic window carries:
- the ZNF346 gene encoding zinc finger protein 346 isoform X7 has product MAEEAGSNGEALVLPVGKEAVDRLIKENSHIFTDSQCKVCSAVLISESQKLAHYQSKKHANKVRRYVSIHGEEELSQSKKIKLDTKQQGSNGEDRNKCCPICNMTFSSPVVANSHYLGKTHAKNLKLKLQSPKAEAVVPAQKQPDNAPPTTVSSNEENQNTSDPDKFCSLCHATFNNPLMAKQHYVGKKHKKQETKLKLMAHYGRTPEEPAASTGQFTATGRSFQRSFEGCLPATTEP; this is encoded by the exons ATGGCGGAAGAAGCGGGTAGCAACGGGGAAGCTTTAGTTTTGCCGGTGGGAAAGGAGGCAG TGGATCGTCTGATCAAAGAAAACAGCCACATCTTCACTGACTCCCAGTGCAAAGTGTGTAGTGCAGTTCTCATCTCTGAGTCACAAAAGCTTGCTCACTATCAG AGTAAGAAACATGCAAACAAAGTTCGGCGGTATGTGTCAATCCATGGTGAGGAAGAGCTTAGCcaaagcaagaaaataaaattgGACACAAAGCAG CAAGGTAGCAATGGAGAAGACAGGAATAAGTGCTGTCCCATCTGTAATATGACCTTTTCCTCACCTGTTGTGGCTAACTCCCACTACCTAGGCAAGACACATGCCAAGAATCTGAAGCTGAAGCTGCAGTCTCCTAAAGCAGAAG ctgtaGTTCCTGCTCAGAAACAACCTGATAATGCACCTCCCACTACTGTATCCTCTAATGAAGAGAACCAAAACACTTCTGATCCAGACAAATTCTGCAGTCTCTGCCACGCCACGTTCAATAATCCACTGATGGCAAAACAGCACTATGTAGGAAAGAAACACAAAAAGCAGGAGACCAAACTTAAGCTTATGGCACACTATGGGAGAACTCCTGAGGAACCTGCTGCTTCAACAG
- the ZNF346 gene encoding zinc finger protein 346 isoform X9 gives MAEEAGSNGEALVLPVGKEAVDRLIKENSHIFTDSQCKVCSAVLISESQKLAHYQSKKHANKVRRYVSIHGEEELSQSKKIKLDTKQQGSNGEDRNKCCPICNMTFSSPVVANSHYLGKTHAKNLKLKLQSPKAEAVVPAQKQPDNAPPTTVSSNEENQNTSDPDKFCSLCHATFNNPLMAKQHYVGKKHKKQETKLKLMAHYGRTPEEPAASTGQFTATGRSFQI, from the exons ATGGCGGAAGAAGCGGGTAGCAACGGGGAAGCTTTAGTTTTGCCGGTGGGAAAGGAGGCAG TGGATCGTCTGATCAAAGAAAACAGCCACATCTTCACTGACTCCCAGTGCAAAGTGTGTAGTGCAGTTCTCATCTCTGAGTCACAAAAGCTTGCTCACTATCAG AGTAAGAAACATGCAAACAAAGTTCGGCGGTATGTGTCAATCCATGGTGAGGAAGAGCTTAGCcaaagcaagaaaataaaattgGACACAAAGCAG CAAGGTAGCAATGGAGAAGACAGGAATAAGTGCTGTCCCATCTGTAATATGACCTTTTCCTCACCTGTTGTGGCTAACTCCCACTACCTAGGCAAGACACATGCCAAGAATCTGAAGCTGAAGCTGCAGTCTCCTAAAGCAGAAG ctgtaGTTCCTGCTCAGAAACAACCTGATAATGCACCTCCCACTACTGTATCCTCTAATGAAGAGAACCAAAACACTTCTGATCCAGACAAATTCTGCAGTCTCTGCCACGCCACGTTCAATAATCCACTGATGGCAAAACAGCACTATGTAGGAAAGAAACACAAAAAGCAGGAGACCAAACTTAAGCTTATGGCACACTATGGGAGAACTCCTGAGGAACCTGCTGCTTCAACAG
- the ZNF346 gene encoding zinc finger protein 346 isoform X8, producing MAEEAGSNGEALVLPVGKEAVDRLIKENSHIFTDSQCKVCSAVLISESQKLAHYQSKKHANKVRRYVSIHGEEELSQSKKIKLDTKQQGSNGEDRNKCCPICNMTFSSPVVANSHYLGKTHAKNLKLKLQSPKAEAVVPAQKQPDNAPPTTVSSNEENQNTSDPDKFCSLCHATFNNPLMAKQHYVGKKHKKQETKLKLMAHYGRTPEEPAASTEKSCCATTNIKTKMT from the exons ATGGCGGAAGAAGCGGGTAGCAACGGGGAAGCTTTAGTTTTGCCGGTGGGAAAGGAGGCAG TGGATCGTCTGATCAAAGAAAACAGCCACATCTTCACTGACTCCCAGTGCAAAGTGTGTAGTGCAGTTCTCATCTCTGAGTCACAAAAGCTTGCTCACTATCAG AGTAAGAAACATGCAAACAAAGTTCGGCGGTATGTGTCAATCCATGGTGAGGAAGAGCTTAGCcaaagcaagaaaataaaattgGACACAAAGCAG CAAGGTAGCAATGGAGAAGACAGGAATAAGTGCTGTCCCATCTGTAATATGACCTTTTCCTCACCTGTTGTGGCTAACTCCCACTACCTAGGCAAGACACATGCCAAGAATCTGAAGCTGAAGCTGCAGTCTCCTAAAGCAGAAG ctgtaGTTCCTGCTCAGAAACAACCTGATAATGCACCTCCCACTACTGTATCCTCTAATGAAGAGAACCAAAACACTTCTGATCCAGACAAATTCTGCAGTCTCTGCCACGCCACGTTCAATAATCCACTGATGGCAAAACAGCACTATGTAGGAAAGAAACACAAAAAGCAGGAGACCAAACTTAAGCTTATGGCACACTATGGGAGAACTCCTGAGGAACCTGCTGCTTCAACAG